From Neobacillus sp. PS2-9, the proteins below share one genomic window:
- a CDS encoding PepSY domain-containing protein, which translates to MKKKIWSWLFLSIIIVVIVYFSWVKFVNTKASAGILSEFEAKALIQERYQGTVTQIELSNEQYSIKFEKQKNIYSILLDAKDGKVLSVTKTKTGAASPNHSQAPVTKMLTEAEAKQIAEKQVNGVVNQILLETKGGISFYLIEIRTQDDQEAVVQIHAFTGNVMSLAWDDHHNKDDTTDDDTKDQKKSDDD; encoded by the coding sequence ATGAAGAAAAAAATTTGGTCATGGCTATTTTTAAGCATTATCATTGTTGTTATTGTTTATTTTAGCTGGGTGAAGTTTGTTAATACTAAGGCTTCTGCTGGTATTCTTTCTGAATTCGAAGCAAAAGCGCTGATTCAAGAGCGCTATCAAGGAACAGTTACACAAATTGAATTATCAAATGAACAATATTCTATAAAATTTGAAAAGCAGAAAAATATTTATTCAATTTTGCTGGATGCTAAAGATGGTAAGGTGCTATCAGTTACTAAAACAAAAACCGGCGCAGCTTCCCCTAATCACTCTCAAGCTCCTGTCACGAAAATGCTAACTGAAGCAGAAGCAAAACAGATTGCTGAAAAGCAAGTGAATGGGGTAGTTAACCAGATACTGCTTGAAACTAAGGGTGGAATATCCTTTTACCTAATAGAAATAAGAACGCAGGATGACCAAGAGGCTGTTGTCCAAATTCATGCATTTACAGGTAACGTGATGTCTTTGGCATGGGACGATCATCATAATAAGGATGATACTACAGATGATGATACTAAAGACCAGAAAAAATCCGATGATGATTAA
- a CDS encoding sensor histidine kinase yields the protein MIKRYMTFQKNNGIAPYIWTVLGILPFYFIFQAPSTIEIVVGILLTLIFFILYRIAFISKGWPVYLWTLILIAISITATNLFSYVYFAFFLAYFIGNIKDRVAFLTLYFIHLISTSASINYSIVMQEKLFLQQLPFVIIIWISVILLPFSIYNRKERGQLEVKLEDANKRISELVKLEERQRIARDLHDTLGQKLSLIGLKTDLARKLISKDPEQAKSELKDVQQTARTALSEVRKMVSSMRGIRLKDEIQRVKQIIKAAQIHFISEGEFSLSNVSLLTENILSMCLKEAVNNVVKHSGAKNCIISIEQSSKETVLTIRDDGKFKGDTDKLAEGHGLIGMKERLEFINGGLELVTKEGTTLIIRVPNDVKQAIEKEDRK from the coding sequence ATGATTAAAAGGTATATGACATTTCAAAAAAATAATGGGATTGCTCCGTATATCTGGACCGTTCTTGGCATATTACCTTTTTATTTTATATTTCAAGCACCATCCACTATTGAAATCGTTGTAGGAATTTTACTAACTCTGATATTTTTTATCCTTTACCGAATTGCCTTTATTTCAAAAGGTTGGCCCGTTTATCTTTGGACACTAATTCTAATCGCCATTTCGATTACTGCGACTAACCTGTTCAGCTACGTTTACTTTGCCTTTTTTCTGGCCTATTTTATTGGCAATATTAAAGACAGAGTTGCTTTCCTCACGTTATACTTTATTCATTTAATCAGTACATCGGCATCAATCAACTACAGTATTGTCATGCAAGAGAAGCTATTTCTACAGCAGTTGCCTTTCGTTATCATCATTTGGATCAGTGTCATTCTACTCCCTTTTAGCATTTACAATCGGAAGGAGAGGGGGCAGCTTGAGGTAAAACTGGAAGATGCGAACAAAAGGATTTCTGAACTGGTTAAGCTGGAGGAGCGTCAACGCATTGCCCGGGACCTCCATGACACCCTTGGACAAAAACTGTCACTAATTGGTTTGAAGACGGACTTGGCAAGGAAACTAATTTCAAAAGATCCGGAACAGGCGAAATCTGAATTAAAGGATGTTCAGCAAACGGCTAGAACAGCTTTAAGTGAGGTAAGGAAGATGGTTTCTTCCATGCGGGGAATTCGTCTAAAGGATGAGATTCAACGAGTGAAACAAATCATTAAGGCTGCTCAAATCCATTTTATCAGCGAAGGTGAATTTTCTTTATCGAATGTTTCCCTGTTAACCGAAAATATATTAAGTATGTGCTTGAAAGAGGCCGTGAACAATGTGGTCAAACACAGTGGTGCTAAAAACTGTATTATTTCCATCGAGCAATCCTCGAAAGAAACGGTTCTAACGATCCGCGATGACGGTAAATTTAAAGGAGACACTGACAAATTGGCTGAAGGACATGGTCTAATTGGCATGAAAGAACGATTGGAATTTATAAATGGCGGCCTAGAGCTTGTTACAAAGGAAGGTACAACATTAATTATCAGAGTACCTAATGATGTGAAACAAGCTATAGAGAAGGAGGACCGGAAATGA
- a CDS encoding alpha/beta hydrolase: MEQAALTGYHPVNNIEVYYEFYPNPKSDKTFVLLHGFLSSTFTFRHLITLMKKEYQVLSIDLPPFGKSAKCNRYVYSYKNLAQTVIKLTESLGLKKMTFIGHSMGGQIVLNILHMMPELADKAILLCSSAYLKRSKLPLILTSYIPYFHLFVKYWFARTGVRKNLQDALYNHSIINDEMINGYLQPFLQDEIFIALTRMIRDREGDLPPEALKQIKTPCLLLWGDHDNSMPLKVGEKLNKDLENSELVVLKETGHALPEERPFEVFEYIKGFLEKFQTAADY, encoded by the coding sequence ATGGAACAAGCTGCATTAACTGGCTATCACCCCGTAAATAACATTGAAGTTTATTATGAGTTTTATCCGAATCCAAAATCAGATAAGACATTTGTTTTATTGCATGGTTTTCTTTCTTCCACCTTTACCTTTCGCCATCTCATAACACTAATGAAAAAGGAATATCAAGTGTTGTCAATTGATCTTCCCCCCTTCGGAAAAAGTGCAAAATGCAATCGATATGTATATTCTTATAAAAACCTTGCCCAAACCGTTATTAAACTAACTGAGTCATTAGGTTTAAAAAAAATGACCTTTATTGGCCATTCCATGGGTGGTCAAATTGTGTTGAATATTCTTCATATGATGCCTGAACTTGCCGATAAGGCGATTCTTCTTTGCAGTTCAGCTTATCTCAAACGCTCTAAATTACCATTAATCCTGACAAGCTACATTCCCTATTTCCACCTTTTTGTAAAGTACTGGTTTGCAAGAACTGGTGTGAGGAAAAACCTACAGGATGCTCTCTATAATCACTCCATCATTAATGATGAAATGATTAATGGCTACCTGCAGCCCTTTTTACAAGATGAAATCTTCATTGCACTTACAAGGATGATTCGGGATCGTGAAGGAGATCTTCCACCTGAGGCTCTTAAGCAAATAAAAACCCCCTGCTTATTACTTTGGGGGGATCATGACAATTCCATGCCACTTAAAGTTGGTGAAAAGCTAAACAAGGATTTAGAAAACTCTGAGCTAGTTGTATTAAAAGAAACAGGCCATGCCCTTCCAGAGGAACGCCCTTTTGAAGTATTCGAATATATCAAAGGCTTTTTAGAAAAATTTCAAACAGCAGCCGATTATTAA
- a CDS encoding response regulator transcription factor: MKEESILVVEDEEKIARLLELELEYEGYQVTKVLNGHDALETYKNHKWDLILLDVMLPGISGIELLRRIRQIDKQTPIILLTAKGSVEDKVSGLDFGANDYITKPFKIEEVLARIRAALRIKQTQQKKPEDNSVLTFSDLKINKKTREVFRGETEIDLTPREFDLLVYLMMNKRQVLNRDQILEAVWGYDFMGDTNVVDVYIRYVRKKMDLPAKPLLIHTVRGVGYVLKEAK; the protein is encoded by the coding sequence ATGAAAGAAGAATCCATATTAGTAGTTGAGGATGAGGAAAAAATAGCACGCCTACTCGAATTAGAGCTTGAATATGAAGGATACCAAGTAACGAAGGTACTAAATGGTCATGATGCTTTGGAAACTTATAAGAATCATAAATGGGACTTAATTTTACTTGATGTCATGCTCCCAGGTATTAGTGGAATTGAATTACTTCGGCGGATAAGACAAATTGACAAGCAAACTCCGATCATATTACTAACCGCAAAAGGTTCTGTTGAGGACAAAGTATCTGGATTGGATTTTGGAGCCAATGATTACATTACCAAGCCTTTTAAAATTGAAGAGGTTCTCGCAAGAATTCGAGCCGCATTAAGAATTAAACAAACGCAACAAAAAAAACCTGAAGACAATTCTGTATTAACTTTTTCAGATTTAAAAATTAATAAAAAAACCAGAGAGGTTTTTAGAGGAGAAACAGAAATTGACTTAACTCCAAGAGAGTTTGATTTACTTGTTTACTTAATGATGAATAAACGACAGGTACTGAACCGGGATCAAATACTAGAGGCCGTCTGGGGCTATGATTTTATGGGGGATACAAATGTGGTAGATGTATACATTCGTTATGTAAGGAAAAAGATGGACCTACCTGCTAAACCCCTATTAATTCATACGGTTCGTGGAGTCGGTTATGTGTTAAAGGAAGCAAAATGA
- a CDS encoding response regulator transcription factor produces the protein MINIVIAEDQQMLLGAFGSLLNLEDDMEVVGKASNGEEAVTLVKKLKPDICIMDIEMPGKSGLEAAEELKGSGCKVIILTTFARTGYFQRALKAGVSGYLLKDSPSEELANSIRSVMAGRRIYAPELMDDVYGEENPLTDREREVLELVADGKNTKEIAEELSIKTGTVRNYISIILDKLEVKNRIEAITQSKEKGWFK, from the coding sequence ATGATTAATATTGTTATCGCTGAAGATCAGCAAATGTTATTAGGAGCATTTGGTTCACTGCTTAATTTAGAGGATGATATGGAAGTAGTCGGGAAGGCGTCAAATGGGGAAGAAGCTGTCACGCTTGTAAAAAAATTAAAGCCTGACATCTGTATTATGGACATTGAAATGCCTGGAAAGAGCGGACTGGAAGCAGCAGAAGAATTAAAAGGCTCTGGCTGTAAAGTAATCATTTTAACCACTTTTGCCCGAACAGGTTATTTCCAACGTGCATTGAAGGCAGGGGTAAGCGGTTATTTATTGAAGGATAGTCCAAGTGAGGAGCTGGCAAACTCTATCCGCAGTGTGATGGCAGGAAGACGAATTTATGCGCCAGAATTAATGGATGATGTATATGGAGAGGAAAATCCTTTAACGGACCGAGAAAGAGAAGTGTTAGAGCTAGTTGCTGATGGAAAGAATACAAAAGAGATTGCAGAGGAACTCAGTATTAAAACGGGAACTGTTCGCAACTACATTTCAATTATCTTAGATAAGTTAGAAGTGAAAAATCGTATCGAAGCGATTACTCAATCGAAAGAAAAGGGTTGGTTTAAATAA
- the pabC gene encoding aminodeoxychorismate lyase, translated as MLIYLNGQFISKEDARISPFDHGFLYGIGLFETFRVYDGHPFLLDDHLERLNQGLAELSIQQQYTRKEIKNILQELLERNQLTNAYIRLNVSAGLGEVGLQVEPYLQPNLIIFPKPLPPAGELIEKKAVLLKVKRNSPEGNQRLKSHHYLNNVLAKREIGDFPDIEGIFLNEQGYLAEGIVSNLFWIKGNVLYSPSLHTGILNGITRQFVIQLGWENNLQIQEGLYSFEEALEADEMFVTNSIQEIVPITSFEGRNFPGKEGPWVQKFHQDYRQYCKNLWSRNSVRRE; from the coding sequence ATGTTGATTTACTTAAACGGTCAATTTATTAGTAAAGAAGACGCTCGAATTTCCCCGTTTGATCATGGATTCTTATATGGCATAGGTTTATTTGAAACATTCCGAGTGTATGACGGACATCCATTTTTATTAGATGACCATTTAGAGCGGCTTAATCAGGGATTAGCAGAACTGTCGATACAGCAGCAATATACAAGGAAAGAAATCAAAAATATTTTGCAGGAATTATTAGAAAGAAACCAGCTGACAAATGCTTACATTCGCTTAAATGTTTCTGCCGGATTAGGTGAAGTGGGATTACAGGTAGAACCTTACCTCCAGCCGAATTTGATTATTTTTCCTAAGCCATTACCACCTGCAGGGGAATTAATTGAAAAAAAGGCAGTACTGTTGAAGGTAAAGCGGAACAGCCCTGAAGGGAATCAACGTTTAAAGTCCCATCATTATTTAAATAATGTATTGGCAAAAAGAGAAATTGGAGATTTTCCAGACATAGAAGGAATTTTTCTAAATGAGCAAGGATATCTAGCGGAGGGCATTGTTTCTAATCTTTTTTGGATTAAAGGAAATGTCTTATATTCACCTTCTTTACATACCGGTATCTTAAATGGAATTACCCGCCAGTTTGTTATTCAATTAGGCTGGGAAAATAATTTGCAGATTCAAGAGGGACTTTACTCCTTTGAAGAAGCACTAGAAGCTGATGAAATGTTTGTCACTAATTCCATTCAAGAAATTGTGCCAATTACATCTTTTGAAGGACGCAACTTTCCTGGTAAAGAGGGTCCGTGGGTTCAGAAGTTCCATCAGGATTATCGCCAATATTGTAAGAATCTTTGGTCAAGAAACTCTGTAAGGAGGGAGTAG
- a CDS encoding alpha/beta hydrolase yields MGEVNNDCSKIPYLRFGMGEPLVFIHGLGEVKEGWSNQFEFADQYELIIPDLRGHGEYQAPGEITIPNFAQDIISLLKELGIESAHICGLSMGGMVAQEIYRQAPEMCRSLMLVSTFHYAPRRLGKLFLKFRQARVENKSPDVLRETAAKVCLYSWTKENFDSFFQFYQPNKEFYFKSMEACLHVNNLSLLPTIKVPTLIIGGQYDSVIPVWVQLFMHKQIPHSEFVIFRNTGHIAKLEAKDEFNQVLRNFLIKHKKAS; encoded by the coding sequence TTGGGAGAAGTAAATAACGATTGTTCCAAAATTCCTTATTTGCGATTTGGTATGGGTGAGCCTTTAGTATTTATTCATGGACTTGGAGAGGTAAAGGAGGGGTGGTCTAACCAATTTGAATTTGCCGATCAGTATGAGTTAATTATTCCAGATTTACGGGGACACGGTGAATATCAAGCACCAGGTGAGATAACCATTCCAAACTTTGCTCAAGATATTATCTCTTTGCTAAAAGAACTCGGAATTGAAAGCGCACACATATGTGGGTTATCGATGGGTGGCATGGTAGCTCAGGAAATATATCGTCAGGCCCCTGAGATGTGCCGCTCATTAATGCTTGTAAGTACATTTCATTATGCTCCTAGACGTTTGGGAAAGTTATTTTTAAAGTTCCGTCAGGCTCGAGTTGAAAATAAATCTCCCGATGTCCTTAGAGAAACTGCCGCAAAGGTCTGCCTCTATTCGTGGACAAAAGAAAACTTTGATTCCTTTTTTCAATTTTATCAGCCTAATAAAGAATTCTACTTCAAATCGATGGAAGCATGCCTTCATGTGAACAATTTAAGCCTGCTGCCAACCATCAAGGTTCCAACCTTAATTATTGGCGGACAGTATGATTCGGTCATCCCCGTGTGGGTCCAATTATTCATGCATAAACAAATTCCTCATTCAGAGTTTGTCATTTTCAGAAATACGGGTCATATTGCCAAACTTGAGGCCAAGGATGAATTTAATCAAGTGCTACGTAACTTTTTAATTAAACATAAAAAGGCAAGCTAG
- the pabB gene encoding aminodeoxychorismate synthase, component I, whose amino-acid sequence MKKLHLYSKKVPYTYSSFFRQYRLIAANQTHHVLLESGRGGRYSIAAFQPETIMKGKNYELEIQNESGTQKLEGNPLHLLKEWMNRFYVDKMEGLPSFLGGAIGYISYDYARYIEELPNLAKDDIGIPEIYFFIVKEWFVFDHKEDLLWIFILAENDEGIDQRLENWEKRWLEELPSVPPVKTSLNDMNQLQVSMTEEEFQQAVRKVQHYISQGDVFQVNLAVRQSKPIGVQAIEVYEQLRALNPSPYMGYLHTPEFQLVSGSPELLVKKDRTEVSTRPIAGTRSRGKDLEEDLALANELIENEKERAEHVMLVDLERNDLGRVCKYGSVEVNEFMTIEKYSHVMHIVSNVRGELDEENSCFEIIDAVFPGGTITGAPKIRTMEIIEELEPVQRGVYTGSLGWIDFSGDLELNIIIRTMLVKDGMAHVQAGAGIVIDSNPKHEYKESMKKAAALWKAKEMAEE is encoded by the coding sequence TTGAAGAAACTTCATTTATATAGTAAAAAAGTTCCCTATACCTATTCTAGTTTTTTTAGACAATACCGTTTAATAGCGGCAAATCAGACCCATCATGTGCTATTAGAAAGTGGGCGCGGCGGGAGATACAGCATTGCTGCATTTCAACCTGAAACGATTATGAAAGGGAAAAATTATGAATTGGAAATCCAAAATGAAAGCGGTACCCAAAAGTTGGAAGGGAATCCACTTCACCTACTCAAAGAATGGATGAATCGTTTTTATGTTGATAAAATGGAAGGCTTGCCGAGCTTCCTTGGTGGAGCGATTGGGTACATAAGCTATGATTATGCTCGTTACATAGAAGAACTCCCTAACCTAGCCAAAGACGACATTGGCATACCGGAAATCTACTTTTTTATTGTAAAGGAATGGTTTGTATTTGATCATAAAGAGGACCTTCTTTGGATCTTCATTTTGGCGGAAAATGATGAAGGTATAGATCAGCGATTAGAGAATTGGGAAAAACGCTGGCTTGAGGAATTGCCATCCGTCCCACCTGTTAAAACAAGTCTAAACGATATGAATCAATTGCAGGTTTCGATGACAGAAGAAGAGTTCCAACAGGCTGTAAGGAAAGTTCAACACTATATTTCACAAGGTGATGTATTCCAAGTAAATCTAGCGGTGCGTCAATCAAAACCAATTGGGGTTCAGGCGATTGAGGTGTATGAACAATTAAGAGCCTTGAATCCATCCCCATATATGGGTTACCTACATACTCCAGAATTTCAGCTGGTAAGTGGATCACCAGAGCTACTTGTGAAAAAGGATAGAACTGAAGTAAGCACAAGGCCAATTGCAGGGACGAGATCAAGAGGAAAGGACCTCGAAGAAGATCTAGCCCTCGCTAATGAATTAATTGAAAACGAAAAGGAACGAGCAGAACATGTCATGCTCGTGGATTTAGAACGAAATGATCTTGGTAGAGTGTGTAAGTACGGATCGGTTGAGGTCAATGAATTTATGACGATTGAAAAATACTCTCATGTCATGCACATCGTTTCCAATGTTAGAGGGGAATTGGACGAAGAGAATTCTTGCTTTGAGATTATTGACGCAGTATTCCCTGGTGGAACGATAACAGGTGCTCCGAAAATTCGAACGATGGAAATCATAGAAGAACTAGAGCCGGTTCAACGGGGAGTGTATACGGGATCACTTGGTTGGATAGATTTTAGCGGTGACTTAGAATTAAATATTATTATCCGAACCATGCTTGTAAAGGATGGCATGGCACATGTCCAGGCAGGTGCAGGTATTGTCATCGATTCTAATCCTAAACATGAATACAAAGAATCTATGAAAAAAGCCGCGGCTTTATGGAAAGCAAAAGAAATGGCAGAGGAGTAA
- the pabA gene encoding aminodeoxychorismate/anthranilate synthase component II: MIFMIDNYDSFTFNLVQYLGELGEELVVKRNNQTTIEEIGNLSPEFLMVSPGPCSPNEAGISLDAIKFFGGKIPIFGVCLGQQAIAQAFGGQVVQAERLMHGKTSDMYHDGKTIFQGLPNPFPATRYHSLIVKRETLPDCFEISSWTKEGEIMAIRHKDLPIEGVQFHPESIMTTCGKELLQNFVNYYKHAAILKGN; the protein is encoded by the coding sequence ATGATTTTTATGATTGATAATTATGATTCCTTTACCTTTAACTTAGTACAATACCTAGGCGAGCTTGGAGAAGAATTAGTTGTAAAACGAAACAACCAAACCACAATTGAGGAGATCGGAAATCTAAGTCCAGAATTCTTAATGGTCTCACCTGGTCCATGCAGTCCAAATGAGGCGGGAATTAGTTTAGATGCAATCAAATTTTTTGGTGGAAAAATTCCAATTTTCGGTGTTTGTCTCGGCCAACAAGCCATTGCTCAGGCTTTTGGAGGACAAGTAGTTCAGGCAGAAAGACTTATGCACGGAAAAACCTCAGATATGTACCATGATGGGAAAACAATTTTTCAAGGGCTTCCGAACCCTTTTCCAGCCACACGCTATCATTCGTTAATTGTTAAAAGAGAAACGTTGCCAGATTGCTTTGAGATATCCTCTTGGACGAAAGAAGGGGAAATCATGGCGATTCGCCATAAGGACCTTCCAATCGAGGGAGTACAGTTTCATCCAGAATCCATTATGACGACCTGCGGGAAAGAGTTGTTGCAGAACTTCGTTAATTATTATAAACACGCTGCAATCCTAAAAGGAAATTAA
- a CDS encoding HAMP domain-containing sensor histidine kinase yields the protein MKLRNKINLYTAVLFASLIMIMNISVYLTFSKLTFDSELDIAAKELRKTTNDIARTLGTAREDELLRSYVPINGMIQIVTANHKKLASVTSPTGQILVKQKPIYYKGEITKFIVFEKKTYAFDSMPIVLLDGSVGNLQVTKSLETAKENLSILRFVLVMMTVLALIPVIISSRVLSKLIISPVSSLIETMREIRESGQFKRLTLEEKSKDELYQMGVTFNHMIDLLETNYEKQQQFVSNASHEFKTPITIIESYASLLKRRGLTEPKLFSESIEAIHSEAVRMKELTEQLLLLAMHHEHWKINKKSIDLTVFISQVIHTFESAYDRKVEYEQIEVSQLLVVTDEQKIKQLLFILLDNARKYSDEVISVITGVENEMVYIKVSDKGMGIPYDELQKVFDRFYRVDKARNRKKGGSGLGLAIAKEIADAIGVEIQIDSEEDFGTTATLYFKEDKN from the coding sequence ATGAAGCTTAGGAATAAGATCAATTTGTATACGGCAGTGTTGTTTGCTTCCCTTATAATGATCATGAATATTTCTGTATATTTAACTTTTAGCAAATTAACTTTTGACAGTGAACTAGATATAGCCGCGAAAGAATTAAGAAAAACGACAAATGACATCGCTAGGACACTCGGTACAGCACGTGAAGATGAACTTCTACGCAGCTATGTACCAATTAATGGAATGATTCAAATTGTTACAGCTAATCATAAAAAACTAGCTTCTGTAACGAGTCCAACTGGGCAAATTTTAGTAAAACAAAAACCTATATATTATAAAGGAGAAATTACTAAATTTATTGTTTTTGAAAAAAAAACATATGCATTTGATTCAATGCCAATCGTACTATTAGATGGTAGTGTTGGAAATCTTCAGGTAACAAAAAGTCTAGAAACTGCTAAAGAAAATTTAAGCATTCTCCGGTTTGTTTTAGTTATGATGACGGTGCTAGCTTTAATTCCTGTAATTATTTCCAGTCGAGTATTAAGTAAGCTGATTATTAGCCCTGTATCTTCATTGATTGAGACTATGAGAGAAATTAGAGAGAGCGGCCAATTTAAAAGACTAACTCTCGAGGAAAAATCAAAAGATGAGCTTTATCAAATGGGCGTAACTTTTAATCATATGATTGACCTGCTTGAAACCAATTATGAAAAGCAGCAGCAGTTTGTATCCAATGCATCTCATGAGTTTAAAACACCTATAACCATAATTGAAAGCTACGCGAGTCTTTTAAAACGTAGAGGATTGACCGAACCGAAACTTTTTTCAGAATCGATCGAAGCCATTCACTCTGAGGCTGTCCGAATGAAAGAATTAACAGAGCAGCTTTTGTTACTGGCAATGCATCATGAACATTGGAAAATTAATAAAAAGTCGATTGATCTTACAGTTTTTATCAGCCAAGTTATTCATACCTTTGAAAGTGCGTATGACAGAAAGGTCGAGTATGAACAAATAGAAGTATCTCAATTACTTGTTGTAACCGATGAACAAAAGATAAAACAACTGCTGTTCATTCTTCTTGATAATGCCAGAAAATATAGTGATGAAGTTATTTCTGTCATTACGGGAGTCGAAAACGAAATGGTCTATATCAAAGTGTCAGATAAAGGAATGGGTATACCTTATGATGAACTTCAGAAGGTTTTTGACCGCTTTTACCGCGTCGATAAAGCTAGGAATAGAAAAAAAGGCGGTTCTGGGCTTGGTCTAGCGATAGCGAAAGAAATAGCAGATGCAATTGGTGTGGAGATTCAGATCGACAGCGAAGAAGATTTCGGCACCACAGCTACTCTTTATTTCAAAGAAGATAAAAATTAA
- a CDS encoding IDEAL domain-containing protein: MEKKLLNSPQHSDENADAVVAEMFLNNVLLEFKREKIRKEIDQTLQDGNKDLFLKLTDELKKIS, encoded by the coding sequence ATGGAAAAGAAATTATTAAATTCACCACAACATTCGGATGAGAACGCAGATGCTGTAGTTGCTGAGATGTTTCTAAACAATGTCCTGCTTGAATTCAAGAGGGAGAAAATCCGAAAGGAAATCGACCAAACATTACAAGACGGAAACAAGGACCTATTCTTGAAGCTAACTGACGAATTAAAGAAAATTTCTTAG
- a CDS encoding alpha/beta fold hydrolase gives MGTEAPFKEVLPTFDFEKELKRWEHLFKVFSQPEPKVGHTPRNEVWRKNKSVLWHYPAKQRKYEIPLFFVYSLFNKPYILDIAPKASVIEGLTNKGYEVYLLDWGSPGYEDKKMGLDTYIDKYLRTAVKRAIRHSEAEEITLIGYCLGGTIASIYAAIAEEPIKNLIVATVPIDFKPFIGPEKWAEGMRDGDINIDRFIDVYGLVSPDLVTGMFRAIGAPVYFTNYTMLLSRAYDSRYVEKWRRMNKWTLDQVPFAGEAYRQLANDLFKENKLVKGELVLGNKKVDLKNIKANLYVVSGSRDNLILEEQSKPIMDLVSSEDKTYISVEAGHVSLALSGLFAGIVDQWASKRSNTL, from the coding sequence ATGGGGACTGAGGCACCATTCAAAGAAGTACTCCCAACTTTTGATTTTGAAAAAGAATTGAAGCGCTGGGAGCATTTGTTCAAGGTATTTAGTCAACCTGAACCCAAAGTCGGTCATACTCCAAGAAACGAAGTATGGAGGAAAAATAAATCCGTATTATGGCATTACCCTGCCAAACAGAGAAAATATGAAATACCCTTGTTTTTTGTGTATTCTCTTTTTAACAAACCATATATTTTAGATATTGCTCCAAAAGCAAGTGTGATAGAAGGTTTAACGAACAAAGGTTATGAAGTGTATCTTTTAGATTGGGGCTCACCAGGATATGAAGATAAGAAAATGGGGCTCGATACTTATATTGATAAGTATTTAAGAACAGCCGTTAAGCGGGCGATTCGTCATTCCGAAGCAGAAGAAATCACTCTTATTGGATACTGCTTAGGTGGAACAATTGCCTCCATTTATGCAGCAATCGCAGAAGAACCTATTAAAAATTTAATTGTTGCTACTGTTCCAATTGACTTCAAGCCATTTATTGGTCCTGAAAAATGGGCTGAAGGTATGCGAGACGGTGATATCAATATCGACCGCTTTATCGATGTGTACGGGCTTGTATCACCTGATTTAGTAACGGGGATGTTCCGAGCGATTGGGGCACCTGTTTATTTTACTAACTATACGATGCTTTTAAGTCGAGCATACGACAGCCGATATGTTGAAAAATGGCGTCGGATGAACAAATGGACACTTGATCAGGTTCCATTTGCCGGTGAAGCATACAGACAATTAGCCAATGATCTCTTTAAGGAGAACAAGCTGGTTAAAGGGGAATTAGTTTTAGGAAATAAAAAGGTTGATCTAAAAAATATTAAGGCGAATTTATACGTGGTGTCAGGTTCTCGAGACAATTTAATTCTAGAAGAGCAAAGTAAACCGATTATGGATTTAGTTTCCAGTGAAGACAAGACTTATATTAGTGTAGAGGCAGGACATGTTAGCCTTGCACTTTCTGGTTTGTTTGCTGGGATTGTGGACCAATGGGCTTCTAAGAGATCAAATACCTTGTAA